Proteins encoded by one window of Yamadazyma tenuis chromosome 2, complete sequence:
- a CDS encoding uncharacterized protein (COG:B,K; EggNog:ENOG503NWJS) — protein sequence MSTRLNKSMMEFQDHLRHSKRIVALVGAGLSASSGLPTFRGSQGLWKNFNMIDLATPDAFYIDPGLVWQFYSYRRHAALKAHPNSGHLALARLSQVPSVEFVTITQNVDGLSIRAGTPRHKLHEIHGSLFDLRCTSFGCNYVDHDNFVDPLTPALGGTEEEFDRSGRKRSMHGDEDTDGASVSPEFTPVKQLDDSELPRCPACGDLLRPGVVWFGESLSLQLLNRIDGFIEQGPIDLMLVVGTSGTVYPANGYVDRVRYKGGKVAIFNTDIEDSVVDGQQEGVWGFRGDAAETLPQALDPLISQVCP from the coding sequence ATGAGTACCAGGTTAAACAAGCTGATGATGGAGTTTCAGGACCATTTGCGGCACAGCAAGCGTATAGTGGCGCTTGTGGGAGCCGGACTATCGGCTTCTCTGGGACTTCCGACGTTTCGAGGTTCGCAAGGTCTATGGAAGAATTTCAACATGATTGATCTTGCAACCCCAGATGCGTTTTACATTGATCCTGGGTTGGTATGGCAATTCTACCTGTACCGACGGCACGCGGCCCTCAAAGCCCATCCCAATTCCGGTCACTTGGCGTTAGCACGGCTCTCGCAGGTTCCTTCGGTGGAGTTTGTTACAATCACTCAGAACGTCGATGGGCTTCTGATACGAGCAGGAACCCCACGACATAAACTCCACGAAATCCACGGACTGTTATTCGATCTACGGTGCACCAGCTTCGGTTGTAACTACGTAGACCACGACAACTTTGTCGACCCGTTGACGCCGGCGTTGGGGGGAACAGAGGAAGAATTTGATCGTAGTGGTCGCAAGCGGCTGATGCATGGAGATGAAGACACGGACGGGGCCAGCGTGTCGCCCGAATTCACGCCAGTGAAGCAGCTCGACGACAGCGAGCTCCCACGGTGCCCCGCCTGTGGTGACTTGCTCCGGCCAGGGGTGGTGTGGTTTGGAGAGAGTCTATCACTCCAGCTCTTGAACCGCATCGATGGGtttattgaacaaggaCCTATTgacttgatgttggtggtCGGCACCAGTGGCACCGTGTATCCGGCCAACGGGTACGTGGACAGAGTGCGGTATAAGGGTGGGAAGGTGGCTATCTTTAATACAGATATTGAGGATTCGGTGGTGGATGGACAGCAAGAAGGTGTATGGGGGTTTCGAGGAGATGCTGCTGAAACGTTGCCACAGGCGTTGGATCCGTTGATAAGCCAAGTGTGTCCGTGA
- a CDS encoding uncharacterized protein (COG:B,K; EggNog:ENOG503NU3D), with amino-acid sequence MSIERERKKLGNRLNHSIDGILELQDSTGFPVFETFQRLPLRSGTDYYKYIKNPISLHSVRQKVKKFGYTSGQEFIQDLTQITWNARLYNQRQSRVYTHAVILDNYLKDRIIPRLAQDKSVIDHESLHYPDLGPLPADDEPLVPLESATPDVKDEDYGDNQGDDDDYDEYQSMTPQPRRDIYQGMRPQYSSPYAQSSKHITGLETGIRRGRPPTVDKPYETRIKLILKNLKKLKNGPEVPLNIPFFDRLPDRNSYPEYYKVVSEPVSLFEIKGKLRTRKYNNVDEFLADLNLVFYNNKLFYGTHSAQIFQDLNMLEQEATNMIAQELQRSEQELMAFAAPGGDGIVRFPLDSLEVNGYIYRVGDWVLINNPNEPDKPTVGQIFRLWSLKDGTKYFNACWYYRAEQTCHRYDRLFYSNEVCKTGQYRDHIASEIIGPCYVVFLTRYQKGDLEKGVIPEGSPWFICEFRYNESNHVFNRIRTWRACLPDEIRDHPEPPVIPLREPRKLIKYESPIRALLPSGVDTNMSIPNVTEGAHPNAPPLVGSVYLREPDRDDDLGQYYTSPNVTASPENDDVVNNRKAYLFTPISQSKSVGYPATSSNAGYGSNVPGYGSAYTPSSSNPMLTGGVSSYYAAAGAPSVTSAVLAPPVASGLAQSPPQEFYDMNRYKPTPPAPKPYIAGPQRLRFEAPTRRQTTPSGSGQANNFHASTSSHSKVLPGGTVSYLIEDTESLAAVSDGITKRRRTDGSGVTEIVWYRSPPVLLAQRLVSQDASVVGHSARYLNWKASQV; translated from the coding sequence ATGTCTATCGAAAGAGAACGCAAGAAACTCGGGAATCGGTTGAATCATTCAATCGATGGGATTCTTGAACTACAAGACTCCACTGGGTTCCCAGTGTTCGAAACTTTTCAGCGTCTTCCTTTGCGTTCAGGCACTGACTACTACAAGTACATTAAGAACCCAATCTCCCTTCACAGTGTGAGACAAAAAGTTAAGAAATTCGGCTATACGTCTGGCCAGGAGTTCATCCAGGATCTTACCCAAATCACTTGGAACGCCCGTTTGTACAACCAGCGTCAATCTCGGGTGTATACTCATGCTGTGATTTTGGATAACTATTTGAAAGACAGGATTATTCCCAGGTTAGCTCAAGATAAATCAGTTATTGATCATGAGCTGTTACATTATCCCGACTTGGGTCCACTTCCAGCGGATGATGAGCCCTTGGTTCCGTTGGAAAGTGCCACCCCTGACGTTAAGGATGAAGATTACGGTGACAACCAAGGAGACGATGATGACTATGATGAGTATCAGTCTATGACACCCCAACCTCGTCGTGATATATACCAAGGTATGCGCCCTCAATACAGTTCTCCATATGCCCAATCTTCCAAACACATCACTGGCCTTGAAACTGGGATTCGTCGTGGTAGACCTCCAACTGTCGATAAACCATACGAAACCCGCATCAAGttaatcttgaagaacttgaagaaacttaAGAATGGACCCGAAGTACCTCTTAACATCCCCTTCTTTGACCGGTTACCAGATCGTAACTCGTATCCTGAGTACTATAAGGTGGTATCAGAACCTGTTTCCCTCTTCGAGATTAAGGGTAAGTTGAGAACTCGTAAGTATAACAACGTCGATGAGTTTTTGGCggatttgaacttggtattCTACAACAATAAATTGTTTTATGGTACCCACTCTGCCCAGATATTCCAAGATCTTAACAtgcttgaacaagaagccACAAATATGATTGCTCAGGAATTACAACGGCTGGAACAAGAGTTGATGGCGTTTGCTGCCCCTGGGGGTGATGGGATTGTGAGGTTCCCTCTTGATTCGCTTGAAGTCAATGGATACATCTACCGGGTTGGAGATTGGGTGCTTATTAACAACCCTAATGAACCCGATAAGCCTACAGTGGGACAAATTTTCCGTCTCTGGTCTTTGAAAGATGGCACCAAGTATTTCAATGCATGCTGGTATTACCGTGCTGAACAAACTTGTCATAGGTATGACCGGTTGTTTTACCTGAATGAAGTGTGCAAAACTGGACAATACAGAGACCATATAGCTTCTGAAATTATAGGGCCATGTTAtgtggtgtttttgacCAGATACCAGAAGGGAGATCTCGAAAAAGGAGTCATTCCAGAAGGTTCTCCTTGGTTCATTTGCGAATTCCGTTATAACGAGTCTAACCATGTGTTCAATAGAATCAGAACCTGGAGAGCTTGTTTACCAGATGAAATAAGAGACCATCCTGAACCACCAGTGATTCCATTACGGGAACCCCGAAAATTAATCAAATACGAGTCCCCAATTAGGGCATTACTTCCTAGTGGGGTGGACACTAATATGTCTATCCCCAATGTGACGGAGGGAGCCCATCCAAATGCTCCTCCACTTGTAGGATCAGTATACTTGCGGGAACCTGATAGAGACGATGACTTGGGACAATATTACACCAGTCCTAACGTGACTGCTAGTCCagaaaatgatgatgtGGTCAACAACAGAAAGGCGTACCTCTTCACGCCTATTTCCCAGTCAAAGTCGGTAGGGTATCCTGCCACAAGCTCCAATGCTGGCTATGGATCCAATGTACCTGGTTATGGAAGTGCTTATACCCCTCTGTCTTCCAATCCCATGCTCACCGGAGGAGTATCAAGCTATTACGCAGCTGCCGGGGCCCCGTCCGTCACATCGGCGGTGCTCGCTCCACCTGTGGCTAGTGGATTGGCTCAATCACCTCCCCAAGAATTTTATGACATGAATCGGTATAAACCAACGCCTCCTGCCCCCAAACCATACATTGCAGGTCCTCAAAGGCTCCGGTTCGAAGCTCCAACCCGTCGTCAAACCACCCCAAGTGGCTCGGGACAAGCTAATAACTTTCATGCCTCTACGTCGAGTCATTCTAAGGTGCTCCCAGGAGGCACGGTGTCGTACTTGATAGAAGATACCGAAAGCCTTGCGGCAGTTAGTGATGGCATCACCAAGAGACGGAGAACAGATGGTTCGGGTGTGACTGAAATCGTTTGGTATCGTTCCCCACCGGTGCTTTTGGCGCAACGGCTTGTATCACAAGATGCGTCTGTGGTGGGCCATTCTGCCCGATATTTGAACTGGAAGGCATCACAAGTATAA
- a CDS encoding family 17 glucosidase (EggNog:ENOG503P08F; COG:G) encodes MKLKTSVFLSLLAASTVSAAAIKDERFHKRDVDYVTLVTTVDLALSDYIQATAAATTSTAAAVATTAAATSTRSSGGLFGSLLSGLRGWLSGDDDSTTTAAATTTSLATPATTSLAAAATTTAAASSSDDNDNGIFDLFDTLFGRTSRKTTQVSATTAATASTSVSVVASATTSTDSDSSSTSTSSPETPSDYNQVETYAALGAGIAYSPYTKSGSCKSQSQVQHDMDVLSAFGIIRLYGVDCSGVDNVLATISSSQKVFVGIYNIDDSSINTDLSTLKTAVEGSTRGWDAIHTVSIGNELVNAGTATASQIVSAMQTARAWFKSNASDYTGSLVSVDTLVAVKGNPSLCDASDYLAVNCHPFWDGGVDPSNSGPWLQEQIAALKSVCGSSKKVFITESGWPTQGDTYGSCVPSVANQLAAVKSIGQTLGDDVLMFTTYTDYWKDPGAYNVEQHWGIFGDPAA; translated from the coding sequence ATGAAGCTAAAAACTTCTGTGTTTCTTTCCTTGTTGGCAGCGTCAACCGTATCGGCAGCTGCCATTAAAGATGAGCGATTCCACAAGCGAGATGTCGACTACGTGACGTTGGTCACCACAGTTGACTTGGCCCTTTCAGACTACATCCAGGCCACTGCCGCTGCCACCACCCTGACTGCTGCAGCGGTAGCCACCACTGCTGCCGCCACCTCCACCAGATCATCCGGTGGCCTCTTTGGCAGTCTTCTCAGTGGGCTCCGAGGATGGCTCAGTGGAGACGACGATagcaccaccaccgccgccgccaccaccacgtCGTTGGCAACCCCTGCCACCACATCCCTTGCGGCcgctgccaccaccaccgccgCCGCTTCTTCTAGTGACGACAATGACAATGGCATATTTGACCTCTTTGATACCCTTTTCGGCAGAACCTCGAGAAAAACCACCCAGGTCAGTGCCACCACCGCTGCCACCGCCTCTACTTCCGTTTCCGTGGTAGCATCTGCCACTACTAGTACCGACTCGGACCTGAGCCTGACATCCACCAGCTCACCTGAAACTCCGTCTGACTATAACCAAGTCGAAACGTACGCAGCCTTGGGGGCCGGAATTGCCTACTCTCCCTACACCAAGTCCGGACTGTGCAAATCACAGTCTCAAGTGCAACACGACATGGACGTGTTGTCGGCCTTCGGCATTATTCGTCTTTACGGGGTCGACTGCTCAGGTGTGGACAATGTTCTTGCAACCATCAGCTCGAGCCAGAAGGTTTTCGTGGGGATCTACAATATCGACGATTCCAGCATAAATACCGACTTGCTGACATTAAAGACGGCGGTCGAAGGATCCACCAGAGGCTGGGATGCCATTCATACGGTGCTGATTGGGAACGAGTTGGTGAATGCTGGCACTGCTACTGCGTCGCAAATAGTGTCAGCAATGCAGACTGCCCGCGCGTGGTTTAAAAGTAATGCTTCCGACTATACGGGCTCACTTGTTTCAGTGGACACATTGGTGGCGGTGAAGGGCAACCCATCGTTGTGTGATGCCTCCGATTATCTTGCTGTCAATTGCCACCCATTCTGGGACGGAGGAGTTGATCCCAGCAATTCTGGTCCATGGTTGCAAGAGCAAATTGCAGCCTTGAAATCGGTGTGCGGAAGTAGCAAGAAGGTGTTTATTACCGAGTCTGGCTGGCCCACTCAGGGAGATACATACGGATCCTGCGTGCCATCGGTAGCCAACCAGTTGGCTGCTGTTAAAAGTATTGGACAGACGTTAGGAGATGATGTGTTGATGTTCACCACTTACACCGACTACTGGAAGGACCCAGGAGCATATAATGTGGAACAGCACTGGGGAATCTTTGGAGACCCTGCTGCGTAG